The DNA sequence TCATCCCACTTAAGCTGCTGACGGAGGTTTCTGTCATCGCTCTACATGTCCACACGGTTGAATGTCATGTTTCCCCAAATGGAAGGACATCTTCCAGTATGTGGGTCAAGGATTGAGACTTGGAGCCCTTTGTTCCACTTCAAAAAATGCTGCAGGTCCTATATGTCACCTTTGCAGTGAATTATACAATTTGATGACAGATATTGTTTTAGGTATTAAAAATATTACTTAATCTGCATTACTTTAATAAAAATTTCTTTACTGCTACTGTCACACTAAAACATAGAACATCACAAGTGGAACAATGCGGAGAGCAGATTGAGACACAATATTTCCTTTTGCAATATCTGGGTGATGAACAAAAGATATGCAATTTAAAAGGCAGGTCACACTAACTCCTGGGGCAAAGCACGGAACAATCCGCTCTCTATCAATTTCTTTATATTAACACATTCTTTAAAACATGGAACCGTATTATCATAAATGTGAACATCAAACTTCTATTTGACTGATAGAGTTGCTACAAAAGAGCCTGTAGTCAGTCTGTGTTATAATATAACTACTGGGTTCCTGGACGAGGAGCTTCCCTGGGTGAAGTTTGCATGTTTTCCCACACCTGCATCCAGGTACTACTGCATTACAAAGATATGCATTAGGGGTATACATACATTGGCAAATCTGAACTCATCTGACGAATGGATGTGAATGGTTGTCTGTCCTATACATTATGGTTAGCCCTGTGATGagttggattttaaaaagttgcATTTAAAAAGTCTTAACAGAAACAAATCAGCaaaaattttattttgtgaaacatttttGGAGCAATACTTTTCTCTGACCTTGGATAACTTGGATAACTTTTCTCTGAACAATgtcaaaaaggctttttttctcttttattgtaCATTTAGGGCTGAAGTCTATATCAGCTGCTGCCAAACAACAGACAGGAGTATGCTGTGGACAGCATTCTGGTCcagcagaaggaaaaaacagtcaggtcattttttttttagccctgACACACAGCAGAGGGCCACGGACCTTATCCTCCTGGAGCACTCCCCCACAGAATACCATGAGAGACACAGTCCAACACCTTTTCCAGGTCAGCAACATGTGGACTGGTTCTGCAAACTCCTATGAACCCTCAAACACCCTGTGGACGGTATAGAGCTGGCTAGTGCTCCACGACTGGCACGGAAACCCCATAGTTCCTTGTGAACCCGGGGTGCAAATATTGGCCAAATTCTCCTCCCCCCGTGTCCTAGCGTAGACCTTCCTGTGGAAGCTGACAAGTGTGATCCCCTGCAGTTGGAACACACTCTCTGGGCCTCAGAGTTGCCACTGTCTTGATTTGCTTCTCCAGAGGCACTGTCCAAAAGCCATCATTTGACGCTGCAGAGGTATGTCAACCAACCAACCTCCCTCTTGAGGCACCAGTTTGCCAGTATTGTTTCGACCAATCTGTAGTCCTTCTCCTTGGCCTCATTGATGTCCTCCCAGACTCCAGCTTTTTCCTCCAGGATGGCCCAGGCTTCAGTTAGCTTGGCCAGGAGGCAGGCCACATCATTCACAAACCTCTGTTATTTTAAAAGACTGTAAATACAGCTCAAACAGTGTTCAGCATTTACTTCACTGTTTGGTCTCTGAAATCGATACATGCTTGTTTTGGCAGATGAGTAAAGACTAAATTGAACCTATGTGAGTGCTGGGATAAAATCACACACCATATTTCCATTTATGATAATGCTTATTAAACCAATCTCAGGGACACAAATTACACTTTTTGGGTGTACATTTTTTACATGAAAAGATAAAGGTTTCAGATTTTTGGCCTGTTTTGATGTGACGTCAAACCGGTTGTTGCGTAAAGAGAACGACACAGACTTCCGCATCTGCGCAGATTGGCGCGCACAGAAAGACCCTGGTCTGTCTTCACACAGAAGCTGTAAGAAGTCTACTCAAAGGTAACTAAAACATATTTTGTTTCCTCCCACTGTGTTAACATGGTCACATACCAGAGTTTGTCACACACTATTGACAGATCGGTAGCACAGCCACTGTTCTTTTCTGCGCACTACTCATTATTATGCTAACCGGTGAAAGCAAGCTAatgtggctaatgctaacaagtTGTAGTCAACTGCCACCTTCCTGAGCTAACGTCAGCTATTGTTTTACAGCTGGAAACGCGCTTCCTCTGCATTCAAACATTTCCCATTCATCTAAACTCTAGCCCGAGTTAAAAGCAGTATATATTTTTATACGGTTATATGAAGTGAAATGAAGTAAACAGCTGAAATGATGAACAAGTCTTTTATTGATCACCGTGTCTTTTGTCTCCGTAAACGTATCTTCCATTTAATCACAATCTTCTTTGATCTTCGCTTTATGTGCTATATTATTCATGACTTATGGTTGTATTCCTTTCGGACTTTTTATGTCCGATTAAACGACAGAAACTGAAAATCAACAGTAAACGGAATGCACCTTCTAAAGACTGGTTTTAGGTGGTAATAACTACTGAACAAATTCTCGAGTAGTATAAGTATTTGAGAATTTGTTCAGTATAAGCTAGTTAGGACGCTACTCAGGTAAGTAAAGAGGCCTCATTCTTCTGACACTGAGACATGTACTTTTGTCCAATCTTATGTGaagtcattttatttaaattttgttTTGCACTTCTACACCaccataaatgaatgaaatataAAAATTTGACTAAAGTCAACATCTAAGGTGTTCCAGATAAGCAGCCTTCGCTATGACGCAATTTAAAGTTGTTTTATGCAGATAGCCCGTCATTACAGGGCCTGGTATGCTCGTCCTCGCTTTAGTAGAAAAAATATGCATAAAGGAAGCAGATAAAAGGCTTAGAGTTGAAGGCCTTTTCGTATATTCTCTTCTAATGCCAGCAGCATCTAGAGGCCAGGAAGACTACAGTGCGTTTGCTATACAGTCAGGGTCAAACATGTTTTGGAATTACTTTGAATGGATATTAATTTTCGCAATGTCTGCTAGCTCCATTTATTTGATTCTAAATTGCACAGACCAGAATGTTATGAAGAGTGAGCACAATAGCAATTGATTACAAAGTCCCTCAGCATGAAAATAAACTTGCAAAGAGCAAAATTCATTGTTCTGCCTTCATTGTTGATATCTGCAACGAAATGTGAGCAGTCAGCAGTTTTTGTACAAATGTGGCTTCACAGGCAAGAATAGTACTGTTGGAACATGATAAAGCATCCACACATCAGTCACAGGGATCAGAAAAATatttcagatgatgttttaTTGGCAAATTATATAAACTCTCTTAATTAAAATTTTTGAAAAGGGGATTCTGTTATCACTTTAACAAAGTCATAACTATTTTAGGGTTGCCACTTGGGGGCATAGCTTTGCACAGTGGTTATAATAAGAAAATAGAAATTTATTACTGCAACATTATTTGCAAACATGGTGACATGTTCAATCCCCATGTCCCCTGTTTTATATGTTTAGCTGCATGTGGTAAGAGGTCAGTGGTTTCTTCTCACTTGCTTCCTTCTGGCAAAGGGTTTTCCCTCCCACTGGCATGTTTTGGGGGTAGGTTCTGTATGGTGCCAGAAGAAAGTCATTGTATGAATGAAATTTATttgtctgtgttgtttttgaTTGTGTCAGTTCTTAGGAGTCCATCACCAACACTAAAGCTGAATAAGCACAGATTTGACGTGACCAAAGGAAGTGGTACGTCATACGGGGAGTTGTCACCTGATATCACCATGAGTTATAAACCCATAGCTCCTGCACCAACCGGCTCCAACCACACACCACCAGGTCAAAGAATTGCAAATGTAGAAATTGACTGTCTGTGTTCCAATGTTGCTAATTTTAAACTGAGGCCAAAGGAACAAAAACCTCAATATTAAGAAATCTACCATTCAAATGAGGGTGTTTTCATTGAGGTGTGTTCTGTTTGTCCAGGCTCCTCTGTGCCCTCTCCGTCTTTACCCTCATCATCAAACTTTAGACCTGCATTCAGCGATTTTGGACCCCCCTCCATGGGTTTTGTTCAGGTGTGTATACTGTGCCTAAAGCTTGTTATTTTAAATTGTAGATGCTAAAGATGCCTCCAGCAGATGTTATGTGATTATTGGTGTGTTAGTGAAAATGATCAACTGCTTGGTTGGTGATGACATGAGTGGTACACAGATTTAAAGATTAGAATTTGTTCAGAAAAACTGTTGAGGAAACCAGTCAGATGTAGATCAGTCATTCCTGATGAACCCTTGTATTGTCATCCTCATCCAAAAGTCTTTGCTGTGGCAGGTTGTGACAGATCTCTTTTGTTTCCACCCCAAACTTTGTTTCTATACAAAGCCTGTCAAGGTCTCGCAAGGTTCCACCTATAGCGAACTTCTGTCTGTTATTGAGGAAATGAGTCGGGAGATACGGCCCACTTACGCCGGCAGCAAGAGCGCGATGGAGAGGCTAAAGAGAGGTAAACTTCATCTCTTTAGTGCTGCCACTTTTTACTGAAGACTTTATTAAATGCACGTGAAAATGGCTTGTTGacaagcaacagcagcacatcagTGTGGCATTATATACGTTTCTGCTCTTGACCCTCCTTGGTTGGATTTAAATGGGCttaaagaatgaatgaatgaatgcagcatttctgtctccctgcacCTTGTCTGTTATTCAGGTATCATCCATGCACGTGCACTGGTCAGGGAGTGTCTTGCAGAGACGGAAAGAAGCGCCCGCACATAACCCTTTGGAAAGATCTCCTTCGCCCTTCATTTTCTCCCGTATAAAACATGCCCACATCTAGATCGTCCATtcaacagctcctccatctTTCCTCCCAAGACTTTTATACATGCATTATATGCGTCGTTTCCACTTTTTTCCTTGGTTCAGCCACAAACTTTCTGAATCTTACAGCAGGCTATTGCTAAGAAGTTTTATATCTATTTTGAAATAAGGTCTTTGTCCTCTGCTCAACGTACCAGCCTTTTGATGATGGCACCTGATCAAAGACTTTGACTTTCCAGCCTGTGCCCCGTTTCTCTTTTGACCACTAAGCTGCTAATTTTTTTGACCATCCCCATTTTCAGATTTTATAGTATAAACGCACATTAGACATTTGTCATCACAAGAATTTCCGACATCTCTGTGAATTTTAGTATAGAAATTTTGTAAACCAGATTTTTTGAATTTCGGTATGTATGTCTTAATTAAataacagggaaaaaaacattgtgaCTTATTTGTGGCACATGAATTGTAGGTTGTAATGGAATTGGTGTCACACCTGTTGTGTTTGAATGTATTAAGTAAATATAGCCTCAGGGTCAATGCTTACCTGCTTCCTTTTGAAGGACAATGTGTGACAACAGTCAGAATACATTGAAATCTGAGGATATACATGTTTATTTGCAATTACATTatcacaaatgcaacatttccattCAGCCTCATATGAAAAATTCAATTAAGCGTGATAACGACAAATGTTGTACATTGCATACATCTATACAAACGTAAGGTACAGTAATATAATGATACAATAAAGAAATAACATGGGACAGCATACATTAAGTATGTGTAACACAATGATTGTCATCTTGGAAGAGTGAAAGAGTGAGTCTCAGGATGATGAGGAAGCCTCTGATGGTCCAACACAGATGATTACAACCTGATGTAACCAATGCAAGACCAAAAATGAACATTACAGGGTTTTTTCTTCCACTCTGAAATGGGACCATAACAACATATCAGGAGATAAAGCTTTTCTCTACTGGTCCCaaattgaaaagaaataaaatctcTGCAGCAAGTacttttctttctaaaatgctagttctgatttttttttggttggttttttagacaaaagaaaagtgaaTTCTAGGGGGAGAGTGTTTGGCTTGGGTGTGTAAATGCAACACTAGAAAAGTTAATGTTTGTTTCCTCCAACTGTTGAAATTGGCAGGCATCTTCCAGGCTGTGGCGACATTCACCCCTGTGGGAAATCAAAGGTCAGACACCCAAATGTTTATAATGGTCGTTACTGTGGAACATTTTTTGCAGGACTTACTGTCATGGCAGTGGCAGATGGTGCTCTAAAAAGGCCTTTATATCGatccttttcctctttgtctttgatgCGGATCTTCTCCTCCATGATCCTGAGCTCCTTGGCAATAGACGGTTCCAGAGAAGGTTCAAGCTCCAGCACCTTTGCAAAATCTGCTCGGGCCTCTCTTTCATTCCAGACTGCAGCATGGGCCTTGGCCCGCTTGTATAAGGCCTTTACATTATCTGTGGCACAAAATGGAGTTTCTTCAAATGGTACAAGAATACTGGTGATTGGAATTCTTGATGAACCCAAGCCCAAATAGTTCAGGTTTATTCCCACGTTTTGGGTAAATGAAGATTAATTTATATTTCAACAAAGTCGTGTCAGAGCGACTTTAGCTATGGATTTTGAAACCATTCTGAAGAAGCAATGGGATAGTTTCATCTTACCGTCGTATTTAAAGAGCAAAGAGGAGCAGTGCTCGATGACTTCGTAGTACTGGCCTTGGAGTAACTTGCACTGGCAGTAGTTGAGAAGCAGCGGTGTGATCATATGGTCTAATTTTAACCATGCCTCATCTCCGGGATGTTCCTGAGGatttaggtttaggtttaaTAAAAGTTTAACAAAAAGTGCAGCCAATGCAACCAAAGGTAATAATCTGAAGTGGGTGTTGGGTCAAATAGATAGTGGTCATTAACTATGtcctcaccttcatctgtaGATTTTTAAGGCAAGCGATGCCATTATAGTATTTCTCCATGGCTTCATTGACTCGGCCTTGTTTAAAAAGCACGTTGCCCTCCTCGTGGATCTGAGGTAccagctccagtttctctttaTCGTTCATGGCCCACACATCAAGTTGGAATGATCCTGGTGGCAGAGCCTAGAAAATAATTCCAAAGGTCAGTGGCACCTCTAGCTTGTGGAATGATATTTATTAAGAGGACACTACACCTGTTAAACCCTTGATGGCTGAATTTAAAtacaattatttttattttttttaaaaagtggtgCTTTTGCTTTCAAGCAGCTTCTCAATTAAGTGAAAATGGTTAATATGAATCCAGCACATGGAGTAAATATAATGAATCAAATGTAGCAATGATGCTCCTGTCAGATTCATTTTTCGCCTCTCATTTAAAAGGCTTGTGAGGtgaaaaaaaccttttagatGAGATGACCATTAACCTTGAGCGACGCTGTGTCAATCTTTAGGTTAAGAAGAAATGGATCTTGTGCAACCTGCTGATATCAAGCTGACTTTCTCTTGCCTACTCACCTCCAACAGCTCAATGGTAAAAACAAGAGGCTGTGGATTTGCCTGTAGTTCATCCAGGTCCTTGTGCCCAAGAGAGTGATGAGAGTGGATCTGTGCAATGCCACAGCAATGCCTCTGACCTTCCAGGGGATCCTTACCAGCACTGATGTTTCTCAGTGACTGGGACACTAGTGGATATAGTGCTGTATGCTGAGTggtgaaaaaaaatattaatacaAAAAAGAACATTCCCAAAATTCAATAGAACTTAATTGACCAGTTCAATAACCTTGGTGTCGCAGGTAAATTCGGAAACTTCTCCTGGTCTCATGGTGACGaccactctctcccacacaGCAAGTTTAAACTTTTTGCCCAAAATGAGCTCCATGGGTTTACTGTGGTTTCCCATCTTCCTGGAGTCATCCATCACTTTGCCATCACAACGACTGGTGCGGTAGTGGAACACCACCTTATCGAGCACACGATGCacatgatatatatatatatacatatatacatatatatatatactgtatatataaataaatacacatacatatatatatacacatacatatatatacacatgtatatatatacatatatatatatacacacatacagtaaCTACAGCATGTACCATgtatattatgtacattaaaTACTAGTGTAGTTCTACAGTTATTCGACAGGACACCGCGATGGATAAGTGACTGACTTGTCAAGCAACCAATCAGCATTCAGAATCAAATCCTgtcccaccccctcctctctgtaCATTAGAtgaaaaataagagaaagaaCAAAACTAGGATAAGAAGGTTGCCAGACAAAAGCTAGAATGAAATAACCACAAAGGCAACAGAGCTACTTAGCTGTAAGATACGTTTGCAAGCCAAATCCATTCGACGAATAAATGTAGCTATAAGATGTGTTAGCTCAGATAGCCGATAGTTAGCTGCAGCTAGCATTTCGAAACATGCTTCGTCGACTTTCTTTACTCAATTCAGACTGATGCACGCTAATCCTCTAAAATATATAGCTGTACCTTAGTTCCAGTTGCAAATGTTGGCAACTCGGCTTTGCCTGGACTGATCAATTTCTTTCTTATTCCTTCTTCAAGAAGCTTGcgagcctcctcctccatctttcaCCAAGTCGGGTTCCGATAAATGACGATTATTGCCGAAGCTCATCTTTCGTGAGTGGTCACAGCGCCCTCCCATCCCAGGAAGTTCACTGTGTGACACCAGCAGAAAAATGGAACTGGTCTGTGGAACACCAACCGGGCGGAAAATAATTTACGTTTTTTGATTTTAGATGTTATGAATACTCAAAATCTGAAAAGCATAGTTTTATAGAGGTTTGCTTGCATTTCAGTTGTTAATAACAGTTCCTCCAATGTTAATTAATGTTAATTAGACACTATTAGAAAATTGCTGTGAAGCAGGAAAGTGCTGTTTGTAATTTAGTTACATGAGACACAATTTCTGAACGATGTTGAAACTGAAATAAGCCCATAAAAAACATAACAGGTGTAAGCACATTAAAGTTTTGATAGAATATCATTAGTAATAATAGTCATCACCATCTCGGCTCGAAAGTCAGAACCCTCAAGACTTCCCCGTTTTATTATGAAACTGTACTCGGTAAAACGGTATTTTAAGTTATGTCCCTTATTGTTCAATACGTGATGTATTGCAGTTTGTACATTATTGTTCCAGTTCAAACACATCAACTGTTAGGGGCAAATGTGAGTGAAATTCTTGCACCATAGAGCCCTTAAAATAATCAATGTGTCTAAGAATACAAATGAAAATATACAAATTTATTGCAGTTTCACAGTCATTATTCACACAACAAATAAAACACTGGTGAGACCAGACTCCCTTTTCATGTACAACAGTGTCAGTTCATGTAGTGGGAACACAGTCACTTAGTGGTTCATTTAGTAGTGGTCAATACAATGACAAGAAAAAATGTCACAtgacaaaacacactttttatcATTGCAAGCAGTAAATGTGTAGCGACAAT is a window from the Takifugu rubripes chromosome 17, fTakRub1.2, whole genome shotgun sequence genome containing:
- the cdk2ap2 gene encoding cyclin-dependent kinase 2-associated protein 2, which produces MSYKPIAPAPTGSNHTPPGSSVPSPSLPSSSNFRPAFSDFGPPSMGFVQPVKVSQGSTYSELLSVIEEMSREIRPTYAGSKSAMERLKRGIIHARALVRECLAETERSART
- the aip gene encoding AH receptor-interacting protein, with the protein product MEEEARKLLEEGIRKKLISPGKAELPTFATGTKVVFHYRTSRCDGKVMDDSRKMGNHSKPMELILGKKFKLAVWERVVVTMRPGEVSEFTCDTKHTALYPLVSQSLRNISAGKDPLEGQRHCCGIAQIHSHHSLGHKDLDELQANPQPLVFTIELLEALPPGSFQLDVWAMNDKEKLELVPQIHEEGNVLFKQGRVNEAMEKYYNGIACLKNLQMKEHPGDEAWLKLDHMITPLLLNYCQCKLLQGQYYEVIEHCSSLLFKYDDNVKALYKRAKAHAAVWNEREARADFAKVLELEPSLEPSIAKELRIMEEKIRIKDKEEKDRYKGLFRAPSATAMTG